One window of Sulfurospirillum sp. 1612 genomic DNA carries:
- a CDS encoding DNA ligase: MRKLLYLLFLPLLLLAGKPHLLLLETYHEDANISGWLMSEKLDGVRAYWNGKALISRGGQKFAAPSWFTKGFPPFAIDGELWSKRGDFANISGIVRRKHAHDGWRQLSYNIFEVPYQKCGLLQRLRVLQAYLKQHPHTHIKIIKQRICHNQNDLKHYLKTIEKKGGEGVVLRDPLAPYIAKRTHRALKVKSFLDDECRLIGYNQGKGKFAHKVGSFRCQMASGMIVNLGSGLSDYERMHPPKIGAILTFKYKSLTKNGKPRFPVFQRVRIPQKHQ; this comes from the coding sequence CGTATCATGAAGATGCAAATATCAGTGGTTGGCTCATGAGTGAAAAACTCGATGGCGTGAGAGCGTATTGGAATGGAAAAGCGTTGATATCTCGAGGAGGGCAAAAATTTGCTGCTCCTTCGTGGTTCACCAAAGGATTTCCTCCCTTTGCCATTGATGGTGAACTGTGGAGTAAACGAGGTGACTTTGCGAATATTTCCGGTATTGTCAGGCGAAAACATGCGCATGATGGGTGGCGGCAATTGAGCTATAATATTTTTGAAGTTCCCTACCAAAAGTGTGGGCTTTTGCAGAGACTTCGTGTCTTGCAAGCGTATTTAAAACAACACCCCCATACGCATATCAAGATAATCAAGCAACGTATTTGTCACAATCAAAATGATTTAAAACACTATTTAAAGACAATCGAAAAAAAAGGAGGTGAGGGTGTCGTATTACGCGATCCTCTTGCCCCATATATTGCAAAAAGAACCCATCGGGCACTCAAGGTGAAAAGCTTTTTAGATGATGAATGCCGTCTTATTGGCTACAATCAAGGTAAAGGCAAATTTGCCCACAAAGTAGGCTCGTTTCGCTGCCAAATGGCCTCGGGGATGATTGTGAATTTAGGCAGTGGTTTAAGTGATTATGAACGTATGCATCCCCCTAAAATCGGCGCAATTTTGACCTTTAAGTATAAGAGTCTAACAAAGAATGGCAAACCAAGATTTCCGGTGTTCCAAAGAGTAAGAATACCGCAGAAACATCAATAG